A stretch of Campylobacter volucris DNA encodes these proteins:
- the rpsG gene encoding 30S ribosomal protein S7, which produces MRRRKAPVREVLPDPIYGNKVITKFINSLMYDGKKSTATTIMYGALEAIDKKGGEKKGIEIFNDAIENIKPLLEVKSRRVGGATYQVPVEVRPARQQALAIRWIISFARKRSERTMIEKLAAELLDAANSKGASFKKKEDTYKMAEANKAFAHYRW; this is translated from the coding sequence ATGAGAAGAAGAAAAGCTCCGGTAAGAGAAGTCTTGCCTGATCCGATTTATGGAAATAAAGTAATCACAAAATTCATTAATTCTTTAATGTATGATGGTAAAAAAAGCACAGCTACTACTATAATGTATGGTGCTTTAGAAGCTATTGATAAAAAAGGTGGCGAAAAAAAAGGTATTGAAATTTTTAATGATGCTATAGAAAATATAAAGCCTTTATTAGAAGTTAAATCTCGCCGTGTTGGTGGAGCTACATATCAAGTTCCAGTTGAAGTTCGTCCGGCTAGACAACAAGCTTTAGCTATAAGATGGATTATATCTTTTGCTAGAAAAAGAAGCGAAAGAACAATGATAGAAAAATTAGCAGCTGAGTTATTAGATGCTGCAAATAGCAAAGGTGCTTCATTTAAGAAAAAAGAAGATACATATAAAATGGCTGAAGCAAATAAAGCATTTGCTCACTATCGTTGGTAA
- the fusA gene encoding elongation factor G, whose amino-acid sequence MSRSTPLKRVRNIGIAAHIDAGKTTTSERILFFTGMSHKIGEVHDGAATMDWMEQEKERGITITSAATTCFWKDHQINLIDTPGHVDFTIEVERSMRVLDGAVAVFCSVGGVQPQSETVWRQANKYGVPRIVFVNKMDRIGANFYNVEDQIKNRLKANPVPIQIPIGAEDEFKGVIDLVTMKALVWEDDTKPTDYVEKEIPAELQEKAQEYRVKMVEAVSETSDELMEKYLGGEELTQEEIKAGIKAGCLNLSIVPMLCGTAFKNKGVQPLLDAVVAYLPAPDEVANIKGEYEDGTEVSVKSTDDGEFAGLAFKIMTDPFVGQLTFVRVYRGSLESGSYAYNSTKDKKERIGRLLKMHSNKREEIKTLYAGEIGAVVGLKDTLTGDTLASEKDKVILERMDFPDPVISVAVEPKTKADQEKMSIALNKLAQEDPSFRVSTDEESGQTIISGMGELHLEIIVDRMLREFKVEAEVGQPQVAYRETIRKTVEQEYKYAKQSGGRGQYGHVFLRLEPLEPGSGYEFVNDIKGGVIPKEYIPAVDKGIQEALQNGVLAGYPVEDVKVTVYDGSYHEVDSSEMAFKLAASMGFKEGARKAGAVILEPMMKVEVETPEEYMGDVIGDLNKRRGQVNSMDERGGNKIITAFCPLAEMFGYSTDLRSQTQGRATYSMEFDHYDEVPKNVSEEIIKKRNG is encoded by the coding sequence ATGTCAAGAAGTACTCCTTTAAAAAGAGTTAGAAATATAGGTATTGCAGCACATATTGATGCAGGAAAAACTACTACTAGTGAAAGAATTTTATTTTTCACTGGTATGAGTCATAAAATAGGTGAAGTTCATGATGGTGCTGCTACTATGGACTGGATGGAGCAAGAGAAAGAAAGAGGTATTACTATTACTTCTGCTGCTACAACTTGTTTTTGGAAAGATCATCAAATAAATCTTATAGACACTCCAGGCCACGTTGATTTTACAATTGAAGTTGAAAGATCTATGCGTGTTTTAGATGGTGCTGTAGCTGTATTTTGTTCTGTTGGTGGTGTTCAACCTCAAAGCGAAACCGTTTGGAGACAAGCAAATAAATATGGTGTTCCTAGAATAGTATTTGTTAATAAAATGGATAGAATCGGAGCAAATTTTTACAATGTTGAAGATCAAATTAAAAATAGATTAAAGGCTAATCCTGTTCCAATTCAAATTCCAATAGGCGCTGAAGACGAATTTAAAGGTGTTATAGATTTAGTTACTATGAAAGCTTTAGTTTGGGAAGATGATACTAAACCAACTGACTATGTAGAAAAAGAAATTCCAGCTGAATTACAAGAAAAAGCTCAAGAGTATCGTGTTAAAATGGTTGAAGCTGTTTCGGAAACATCTGATGAATTGATGGAAAAATATTTAGGTGGAGAAGAATTAACTCAAGAAGAAATTAAAGCAGGTATTAAAGCAGGTTGTTTAAATTTAAGTATAGTTCCTATGCTTTGTGGAACAGCATTTAAAAATAAAGGTGTTCAACCTTTACTTGATGCTGTTGTGGCTTATTTGCCAGCTCCTGATGAAGTTGCAAACATCAAAGGTGAATATGAAGATGGTACAGAAGTTTCTGTAAAATCAACCGATGATGGAGAATTTGCAGGACTTGCGTTTAAGATTATGACAGATCCTTTTGTTGGACAATTAACTTTCGTGCGTGTTTATAGAGGAAGCTTAGAAAGTGGTTCTTATGCGTATAATTCTACAAAAGATAAAAAAGAAAGAATTGGCCGTCTTTTAAAAATGCACTCTAACAAAAGAGAAGAAATTAAAACTTTATATGCTGGAGAAATTGGAGCTGTAGTTGGTTTAAAAGATACTTTAACAGGTGATACTTTAGCTAGTGAAAAAGATAAAGTTATCTTAGAAAGAATGGATTTTCCAGATCCTGTTATTTCTGTTGCGGTTGAGCCAAAAACAAAAGCTGATCAAGAAAAAATGTCTATTGCTCTAAATAAATTAGCACAAGAAGATCCTAGCTTTAGAGTTTCTACTGATGAAGAAAGTGGTCAAACTATCATTTCAGGTATGGGTGAGCTTCACCTAGAAATCATTGTTGATCGTATGCTTAGAGAATTTAAAGTCGAAGCTGAAGTTGGACAACCTCAGGTTGCTTATCGTGAAACTATTAGAAAAACAGTTGAACAAGAATACAAATACGCTAAACAATCAGGCGGTAGAGGTCAATATGGTCATGTATTCTTAAGACTTGAACCACTTGAGCCAGGTAGTGGATATGAATTTGTAAATGATATTAAAGGTGGTGTTATACCAAAAGAATACATACCAGCTGTTGATAAAGGTATACAAGAAGCTTTACAAAATGGTGTTTTAGCTGGGTATCCAGTTGAAGATGTAAAAGTAACTGTTTATGATGGATCTTATCATGAGGTTGATTCTTCTGAAATGGCATTTAAACTTGCTGCTTCTATGGGATTTAAAGAAGGTGCTAGAAAAGCTGGTGCTGTGATATTAGAACCTATGATGAAAGTTGAAGTTGAAACTCCTGAAGAGTATATGGGGGATGTAATCGGTGATTTAAACAAACGCCGTGGTCAAGTAAATTCTATGGATGAAAGAGGTGGTAATAAAATCATCACAGCGTTTTGTCCATTAGCTGAGATGTTTGGATATTCAACTGATCTTAGAAGTCAAACTCAAGGTAGAGCTACTTATTCTATGGAATTTGATCACTATGATGAAGTTCCAAAAAATGTTTCAGAAGAGATTATCAAAAAAAGAAATGGATAA
- a CDS encoding heme oxygenase, HugZ family gives MKTNIIKEEITNFIKDCKSIYIASINLKNESVCSYTPIIHINDEFFIYISEIAEHYEGIKHNNNNIEIMFIEDEKYSSNIYARKRVKFKTNAQEIHREDEKFNFIFENFIKQNPQDETIKIIKNMQDFHLFQLIFKKGRFVKGFGQAYDINEDNIILANSKEHKNPR, from the coding sequence ATGAAAACTAACATAATTAAAGAAGAAATAACAAATTTTATAAAAGATTGCAAGAGTATTTATATTGCTTCTATTAATTTAAAAAATGAATCTGTATGTTCTTATACTCCAATTATCCATATCAATGATGAATTTTTTATTTATATTAGTGAGATTGCTGAACATTACGAAGGGATTAAACATAATAACAATAATATAGAAATAATGTTCATAGAAGATGAAAAATACTCATCTAATATTTATGCTAGAAAAAGAGTTAAATTTAAAACAAATGCACAAGAAATTCATAGAGAAGATGAAAAATTTAATTTCATTTTTGAAAATTTCATAAAACAAAATCCTCAAGATGAGACTATTAAAATCATTAAAAATATGCAAGATTTTCATTTATTTCAACTGATTTTTAAAAAAGGAAGATTTGTAAAAGGTTTTGGACAAGCTTATGATATAAATGAAGATAATATCATTTTAGCAAATTCAAAAGAACATAAAAATCCAAGATGA
- a CDS encoding chloramphenicol acetyltransferase yields MFKKVNLDKYKRKEHFEFYTQNIPCSFELTVKLNITSFYSFICKNNLKFYPCWIYCISKSVNQFEEFRLSLDENEKLICYDIIHPSYTIFHKDTKTFSVLWTTYQKDLKDFLNLYEEDIRLLENNKQMFIKNIINNTFNISAIPWIAFENFSLHLPKKDKYYFPIFTSGKIIKENNNILIPFSINVNHAVNDAYHVSVFLNKLQQELDSL; encoded by the coding sequence ATGTTTAAAAAAGTTAATTTAGATAAATATAAAAGAAAAGAGCATTTTGAGTTTTATACACAAAATATTCCATGTTCTTTTGAACTTACTGTTAAATTAAATATCACCTCTTTTTATTCTTTTATATGTAAAAATAATTTAAAATTTTATCCTTGTTGGATTTATTGTATTAGTAAAAGTGTAAATCAATTTGAAGAATTTAGGTTAAGCTTGGATGAGAATGAAAAATTGATATGTTACGATATTATTCATCCTTCTTATACAATTTTTCATAAAGATACTAAAACTTTTTCTGTTCTTTGGACTACATATCAAAAAGATTTAAAAGATTTTTTAAATCTATATGAAGAGGATATAAGATTATTAGAAAATAACAAACAAATGTTTATAAAAAATATCATCAATAATACTTTTAATATTTCTGCTATTCCTTGGATAGCTTTTGAGAATTTTTCATTACACTTACCTAAAAAAGATAAATACTATTTTCCCATTTTTACTAGCGGTAAAATCATTAAAGAAAACAATAATATTTTAATTCCTTTTAGTATAAATGTAAATCATGCAGTTAATGATGCTTATCATGTGAGTGTGTTTTTAAATAAGTTACAACAAGAGCTTGATAGTTTATAA
- the rpoC gene encoding DNA-directed RNA polymerase subunit beta' yields the protein MSKFKPIEIKEDGRPRDFEAFQLRLASPEKIKSWSYGEVKKPETINYRTLKPERDGLFCAKIFGPVRDYECLCGKYKKMRFKGIKCEKCGVEVTSSKVRRSRMGHIELVTPVAHIWYVNSLPSRIGTLLGVKMKDLERVLYYEAYIVENPGEAYYDNENSKKVEFCDVLNEEQYLNLMQRYESSGFKARMGGEVVRDLLANLDLVALLNQLKEDIASTNSEAKKKTIIKRLKVVENFLNSNLNSNTNSDEVVPNRPEWMMITNLPVLPPDLRPLVALDGGKFAVSDVNDLYRRVINRNTRLKRLMELDAPEIIIRNEKRMLQEAVDALFDNGRRANAVKGANKRPLKSLSEIIKGKQGRFRQNLLGKRVDFSGRSVIVVGPKLRMDQCGLPKKMALELFKPHLLAKLEEKGYATTVKQAKKMIENKTNEVWECLEEVVKGHPVMLNRAPTLHKLSIQAFHPVLVEGKAIQLHPLVCAAFNADFDGDQMAVHVPLSQEAIAECKVLMLSSMNILLPASGRSVTVPSQDMVLGIYYLSLEKDGAKGEHKICTGIEEVMIALEAKSLDIHASIKSVVDGRKVTTTAGRLIIKSILPDFVPENMWNKVMKKKDIAALVDYVYKVGGLEVSASFLDKLKDLGFEYATKAGISISIADIIVPEQKQKNIDEAKKQVREIQNSYNLGLITSGERYNKIIDIWKSTNNILSKDMMDLIKKDKEGFNSIYMMADSGARGSAAQISQLAAMRGLMAKPDGSIIETPIISNFREGLNVLEYFISTHGARKGLADTALKTANAGYLTRKLIDVAQNVKVTIDDCGAHEGVEINEITADGVVIETLEERILGRVLAENIIDSITNEILFSEGTLIDEEKAKIIVESGVKSVSIRTPITCKAKKGVCSKCYGINLGEGKLVKPGEAVGIISAQSIGEPGTQLTLRTFHSGGTASTDLQDRQVVAHKEGFVRFYNLNTYKDRQGKTIVANHRNAAVLLVEPKIKAPFKGVINVEYAYEDVIVSIKNKNNESKFILRKYDLAKANELAGVSGNIEGKLYIPYNNGDEVGENESIVEVIKEGWNIPNRIPYASELLVNDGDPITQDIIAGAKGTLKFYILKGDGLDRIKNLKKGDIVKEKGVFVVIADENDREAKRHYIPRDSVIEFNDSSVISDPKTIIAKSSKEDKVVIAEWDAYNNTVIAEINGTISFEDIESGYSADEQIDEATGKRSLVINEYLPSGVRPAILVLGDKGKMIRYQLEPKTVIYVNDGDKVKQADILAKTPKAATKSKDITGGLPRVSELFEARKPKNTAVIAEIDGVVRFDKPLRSKERIIIQAEDGSSAEYLIDKSRRIQVRDGEFIHAGEKLTDGVVSSHDVLRILGEKALHYYLISEIQQVYRGQGVVISDKHIEIIVSQMLRQVKIVDSGHTNFIVGDLVSRRKFREENERILKYGGEPAVAEPVLLGVTRAAIGSDSVISAASFQETTKVLTEASIAGKFDYLEDLKENVILGRMIPVGTGLYGEQNLKLKQQN from the coding sequence ATGAGTAAATTTAAACCTATCGAAATAAAAGAAGATGGCAGACCAAGAGACTTTGAAGCTTTTCAATTAAGACTTGCAAGTCCAGAAAAAATTAAATCTTGGTCTTATGGTGAAGTAAAAAAACCTGAAACCATTAATTATAGAACTTTAAAGCCTGAAAGAGATGGTTTGTTTTGTGCAAAGATATTTGGTCCTGTTAGAGATTATGAGTGTCTTTGTGGTAAATATAAAAAAATGCGTTTTAAGGGCATTAAATGTGAAAAATGTGGTGTAGAAGTTACAAGCTCAAAAGTGCGTCGTTCTAGAATGGGGCATATTGAATTAGTAACTCCTGTAGCTCATATTTGGTATGTAAATTCTTTACCTAGTCGTATTGGAACTTTACTTGGTGTTAAGATGAAAGATTTAGAACGCGTATTGTATTATGAAGCGTATATAGTTGAAAATCCAGGTGAAGCATACTATGATAATGAAAATTCTAAAAAAGTTGAATTTTGTGATGTTTTAAATGAAGAACAATATTTAAATTTAATGCAACGCTATGAAAGTAGTGGTTTTAAAGCTAGAATGGGTGGAGAAGTTGTTAGAGATTTACTAGCAAATTTGGATCTTGTTGCGCTTTTAAATCAATTAAAAGAAGATATTGCTTCAACTAATTCTGAAGCAAAGAAAAAAACTATTATTAAACGCTTAAAAGTAGTTGAGAATTTTTTAAATAGTAATTTAAATAGTAATACAAATAGTGATGAAGTAGTGCCAAATCGCCCTGAATGGATGATGATTACAAATTTACCAGTTTTACCACCAGATTTAAGACCTTTAGTAGCTTTAGATGGTGGAAAATTTGCAGTTTCTGATGTGAATGATTTATATAGAAGAGTTATTAATAGAAATACTCGTTTAAAAAGGCTGATGGAGCTTGATGCGCCAGAAATCATTATAAGAAACGAAAAAAGAATGCTTCAAGAGGCTGTTGATGCTTTATTTGATAATGGTAGAAGAGCAAATGCTGTAAAAGGTGCAAACAAGCGTCCATTGAAATCTTTAAGCGAGATTATAAAAGGTAAACAAGGTCGTTTTAGACAAAATCTTTTAGGTAAAAGGGTGGATTTTTCAGGTCGTAGCGTTATTGTTGTGGGTCCAAAACTTAGAATGGATCAATGTGGTCTTCCTAAAAAAATGGCTTTAGAATTATTTAAACCACATTTATTAGCAAAGCTTGAAGAAAAAGGTTATGCAACTACTGTAAAACAAGCTAAAAAAATGATAGAAAACAAAACTAATGAAGTTTGGGAGTGTTTAGAAGAGGTAGTTAAAGGTCACCCTGTTATGCTTAATCGTGCTCCAACTCTTCATAAGCTTTCTATACAAGCATTTCATCCAGTACTTGTTGAAGGTAAAGCCATACAACTTCATCCTTTAGTTTGTGCTGCTTTTAATGCTGACTTTGATGGTGATCAAATGGCTGTTCATGTGCCTTTATCTCAAGAAGCAATTGCTGAATGTAAAGTGTTGATGCTTTCTTCTATGAATATATTATTACCTGCTAGTGGTAGATCAGTAACTGTTCCATCTCAAGATATGGTTTTAGGAATTTATTATTTATCTTTAGAAAAAGATGGTGCTAAAGGTGAGCATAAAATTTGCACTGGTATAGAAGAAGTAATGATAGCTTTAGAAGCTAAATCTTTAGATATACATGCAAGTATTAAGAGTGTCGTTGATGGTAGAAAAGTTACTACAACTGCTGGTAGATTGATTATTAAATCTATCTTACCTGATTTTGTTCCAGAAAATATGTGGAATAAAGTTATGAAGAAAAAAGACATTGCTGCTTTGGTTGATTATGTGTATAAAGTAGGCGGATTAGAAGTTAGCGCAAGCTTTTTAGATAAGCTTAAAGATCTTGGGTTTGAATATGCTACAAAAGCAGGTATTTCAATATCAATAGCAGATATAATCGTGCCAGAGCAAAAACAAAAAAATATTGATGAAGCAAAAAAACAAGTTAGAGAAATTCAAAATTCATATAATTTAGGACTTATCACTTCAGGTGAAAGATACAATAAAATCATTGATATTTGGAAAAGTACTAATAATATTCTTTCTAAAGATATGATGGATTTAATCAAAAAAGATAAAGAAGGATTTAATTCTATTTATATGATGGCTGATTCTGGTGCTAGAGGTTCTGCTGCTCAAATTTCTCAGCTAGCTGCTATGAGAGGTTTGATGGCAAAACCTGATGGTTCTATTATAGAAACGCCTATTATCTCAAATTTCCGTGAAGGACTTAATGTTCTTGAGTATTTTATTTCTACTCATGGTGCTAGAAAAGGTTTGGCAGATACTGCTTTAAAAACAGCAAATGCGGGTTATTTAACAAGAAAACTTATAGATGTTGCTCAAAATGTAAAAGTTACTATAGATGATTGTGGTGCACATGAAGGTGTTGAAATCAATGAAATTACAGCAGATGGTGTGGTAATTGAAACTTTAGAAGAGAGAATTTTAGGAAGAGTTTTAGCTGAAAATATTATTGATTCTATTACGAATGAAATTTTATTTTCTGAAGGCACTTTGATAGATGAAGAAAAAGCAAAAATTATAGTTGAAAGTGGCGTAAAAAGTGTAAGCATAAGAACCCCTATCACTTGTAAAGCTAAAAAAGGTGTTTGTTCAAAATGCTATGGTATTAACTTAGGCGAAGGAAAGCTTGTAAAACCAGGTGAAGCAGTAGGTATTATCTCAGCTCAATCAATTGGAGAGCCTGGAACTCAGCTTACTCTTAGAACTTTCCATAGTGGTGGTACAGCAAGTACTGATTTACAAGATCGTCAAGTTGTGGCTCATAAAGAAGGTTTTGTGAGATTTTATAATTTAAATACTTACAAAGATAGACAAGGTAAAACTATCGTTGCAAATCACCGCAATGCTGCTGTTTTACTTGTAGAACCAAAAATTAAAGCGCCTTTTAAAGGTGTGATTAATGTTGAGTATGCTTATGAAGATGTGATTGTAAGTATAAAAAATAAAAATAATGAATCAAAATTCATCTTAAGAAAATATGATCTAGCTAAAGCTAATGAGCTTGCTGGAGTTAGTGGAAATATTGAAGGAAAATTATATATTCCATATAACAATGGAGATGAAGTTGGTGAAAATGAAAGTATTGTAGAAGTCATCAAAGAAGGTTGGAACATACCAAATCGTATTCCATATGCAAGTGAATTACTTGTAAATGATGGCGATCCAATAACTCAAGATATCATTGCTGGTGCAAAAGGAACTTTGAAATTTTATATTCTTAAAGGTGATGGTTTAGACAGAATTAAAAACCTCAAAAAAGGTGATATAGTTAAAGAAAAAGGTGTATTTGTTGTAATTGCTGATGAAAATGATCGTGAAGCAAAAAGACATTATATACCAAGAGATTCTGTGATTGAATTTAATGATAGCTCAGTGATTAGTGATCCTAAGACTATTATTGCTAAATCAAGCAAAGAAGATAAAGTAGTAATTGCTGAATGGGATGCTTATAATAATACTGTTATTGCTGAGATAAATGGAACTATCAGCTTTGAAGATATAGAATCAGGTTATAGTGCTGATGAGCAAATTGATGAAGCAACAGGTAAGAGATCTTTAGTGATAAATGAATATTTACCAAGCGGAGTGCGCCCTGCTATCTTAGTTTTAGGAGATAAAGGAAAAATGATCCGTTATCAATTAGAGCCTAAGACTGTTATTTATGTAAATGATGGCGATAAAGTTAAGCAAGCTGATATTTTAGCTAAGACTCCAAAAGCTGCTACAAAATCAAAAGATATTACAGGTGGTCTTCCAAGAGTTTCAGAATTATTTGAAGCAAGAAAACCAAAAAATACTGCGGTTATCGCTGAGATAGATGGTGTTGTAAGATTTGACAAGCCTTTAAGATCTAAAGAAAGAATTATCATTCAAGCTGAAGATGGCAGTAGTGCAGAATATTTAATTGATAAATCAAGACGCATTCAAGTAAGAGATGGAGAATTTATCCATGCAGGTGAGAAATTAACCGATGGTGTTGTTTCAAGCCATGATGTACTTAGAATTTTAGGTGAAAAAGCGTTGCATTATTATCTTATATCAGAAATTCAGCAAGTTTATCGTGGGCAGGGTGTTGTAATTTCAGATAAACATATTGAAATTATAGTTTCTCAAATGTTAAGACAAGTAAAAATAGTAGATAGTGGTCATACTAATTTTATAGTTGGAGATTTGGTTTCAAGAAGAAAATTCAGAGAAGAAAATGAGAGAATTTTAAAATATGGTGGAGAACCAGCTGTAGCTGAGCCAGTTTTACTTGGTGTAACAAGAGCAGCTATAGGTAGCGATAGTGTGATCTCTGCTGCTTCTTTCCAAGAAACAACTAAAGTTTTAACAGAAGCTAGTATTGCTGGTAAATTTGATTACTTAGAAGACTTAAAAGAAAATGTTATTTTAGGTCGTATGATACCTGTTGGTACTGGGCTTTATGGAGAGCAAAATTTAAAACTTAAACAGCAAAATTAG
- the rpsL gene encoding 30S ribosomal protein S12, translating to MPTINQLVRKERKKVLEKSKSPALKNCPQRRGVCTRVYTTTPKKPNSALRKVAKVRLTSGFEVISYIGGEGHNLQEHSIVLVRGGRVKDLPGVKYHIVRGALDTAGVAKRTVSRSKYGAKRPKAAAK from the coding sequence GTGCCAACCATAAATCAATTGGTTAGAAAAGAGCGTAAAAAAGTTTTAGAAAAATCTAAATCTCCAGCGCTTAAAAATTGCCCACAAAGAAGGGGAGTTTGCACTAGGGTTTATACTACAACCCCTAAAAAACCAAACTCAGCGTTAAGAAAAGTTGCCAAAGTAAGACTTACAAGTGGCTTTGAGGTTATTAGTTATATTGGTGGTGAAGGTCATAACTTACAAGAACATAGTATTGTTTTAGTAAGAGGTGGTAGGGTAAAAGACTTACCAGGTGTTAAGTACCACATCGTTCGTGGTGCATTAGATACTGCAGGTGTTGCAAAAAGAACAGTTTCTCGTTCTAAGTATGGTGCTAAACGCCCTAAAGCAGCTGCTAAGTAA
- a CDS encoding hemolysin family protein, giving the protein MDPSQYLDLNQTLPAVASLDVGYSTFMIIVALVLVLLNGFFVLSEFSIVKVRRSKLEEMIKEKKPNAKKALDVTSKLDTYLSACQLGITLSSLALGWIGEPAIAKILEVPLTNLGLAPALVHTIAFIIAFATITLLHVVLGELVPKSIAITIADKVVLWIARPLHLFWLLFLPFIKTFDFLAAISLKIIGIKPVKEHELTHSEEEIKFIASESQKGGILDEFETEIIRNAVDFSDTVAKEIMTPRKDMICLNKQKSYEENMQVVSKHKHTRFPYIDGSKDVILGMVHIRDIMQNEFNGRKKNLDDFLIKMILVPENISISKILFMMNKEQVHTALVVDEYGGTAGILTMEDIMEEIIGDINDEHDDSSPNYKKLAENIYEFQGRYEISGVEELLDINFNEELEQVTIGGYVFNLLGRLPVVGDKIDDEFCHYEVKKMDGNSIARIKVVRKNNIDEE; this is encoded by the coding sequence TTGGACCCCAGTCAATATTTAGACTTAAATCAAACTTTACCTGCAGTTGCCTCGCTTGATGTAGGCTATTCTACTTTTATGATTATTGTTGCATTAGTTTTAGTGCTTTTAAATGGCTTTTTTGTTCTTTCTGAATTTAGCATTGTAAAAGTAAGAAGATCAAAACTTGAAGAAATGATCAAAGAAAAAAAACCAAATGCAAAAAAAGCTTTAGATGTCACTTCTAAACTTGATACTTATCTTAGTGCTTGTCAATTAGGTATTACCTTAAGCTCACTTGCTCTTGGGTGGATAGGCGAACCTGCTATTGCTAAAATTCTTGAAGTGCCACTAACAAATTTAGGACTCGCTCCAGCATTGGTTCATACTATAGCCTTTATCATAGCATTTGCGACAATAACTTTACTTCATGTAGTTTTAGGAGAATTAGTTCCAAAAAGTATAGCCATAACCATAGCTGATAAAGTTGTTTTATGGATAGCTAGACCTTTGCATTTATTTTGGTTGCTTTTTTTACCTTTCATTAAAACCTTTGATTTTTTAGCAGCAATTTCTCTAAAAATTATAGGTATAAAACCTGTAAAAGAGCATGAATTAACTCACTCTGAAGAAGAAATTAAATTTATAGCTAGTGAAAGTCAAAAAGGGGGAATTTTAGATGAATTTGAAACCGAAATCATACGCAATGCAGTTGATTTTTCAGATACCGTTGCAAAAGAAATCATGACTCCAAGAAAAGATATGATTTGTCTTAATAAACAAAAAAGTTATGAAGAAAATATGCAAGTAGTTTCAAAACATAAACATACTCGTTTTCCTTATATAGATGGTTCTAAAGATGTCATTTTAGGTATGGTACACATTAGAGATATCATGCAAAATGAATTTAATGGACGCAAAAAAAATCTTGATGATTTTTTAATTAAAATGATACTAGTTCCAGAAAATATCAGCATTTCAAAAATTTTATTTATGATGAATAAAGAGCAAGTTCATACTGCATTAGTCGTAGATGAATATGGCGGAACTGCTGGAATTTTGACTATGGAAGATATTATGGAAGAAATTATTGGCGATATCAATGATGAACATGATGATTCTAGTCCAAATTATAAAAAACTAGCAGAAAATATTTATGAATTTCAAGGTCGTTATGAAATTAGCGGTGTTGAAGAACTTCTAGATATTAATTTTAATGAAGAATTAGAACAAGTAACAATAGGTGGCTATGTATTTAATCTTCTTGGTAGATTACCAGTAGTTGGCGATAAAATAGATGATGAATTTTGTCACTATGAAGTTAAAAAAATGGATGGCAATAGCATAGCACGCATTAAAGTTGTACGCAAAAATAATATAGATGAAGAATAA